One Gammaproteobacteria bacterium DNA segment encodes these proteins:
- a CDS encoding DUF1275 domain-containing protein: MLSRLPRWVEYGAFSLSTLAGSVNAVGLLGFQHQSVSHLSGIATLLGAGLSQSLAGSLHLSAILGAFLFGAALSGFLIEDEVLKLGKRYRLALIIEGGLLLAAMLVLRHESVWGHYLASAACGLQNAMVTTYSGAVVRTTHVTGIFTDLGLMLGARLRGKPFDRRKAQLFLLIIAGFVFGGAMGAMLYQRFGFGALMPPAFLAFGLAALYWYYTRASSVGE, translated from the coding sequence TTGCTAAGCCGGTTGCCGCGATGGGTGGAATACGGGGCGTTCTCCCTCTCGACTCTGGCAGGCAGCGTCAATGCCGTCGGACTCTTGGGATTTCAGCACCAATCGGTGTCTCACCTTTCCGGCATCGCCACACTGCTGGGTGCCGGGCTGAGCCAGTCGCTTGCAGGATCACTGCATCTGTCCGCGATTCTGGGTGCGTTTCTTTTCGGGGCGGCCTTGAGTGGATTCCTGATCGAGGACGAGGTCCTCAAGCTGGGAAAACGCTATCGCCTCGCGTTGATTATCGAGGGTGGCCTGTTGCTGGCCGCGATGCTTGTTCTCCGACATGAGTCGGTCTGGGGACACTATCTGGCGTCCGCCGCCTGCGGCCTGCAGAACGCGATGGTCACGACCTATAGCGGGGCCGTCGTGCGTACGACCCACGTCACCGGGATATTCACCGACCTGGGACTGATGCTCGGCGCCAGGTTGCGCGGCAAGCCCTTCGATCGCCGAAAGGCGCAGCTGTTTTTGCTGATCATCGCCGGCTTCGTGTTCGGCGGCGCGATGGGCGCGATGCTGTACCAGCGGTTCGGTTTTGGCGCTCTGATGCCGCCGGCGTTTCTGGCTTTTGGGCTCGCTGCCCTGTATTGGTACTACACCCGCGCAAGCTCGGTCGGCGAATAG
- a CDS encoding DUF1631 domain-containing protein has product MASAAIPETGKVRQGDMAATVHTFPNGRTAPPQEVAGPASAIVEGLSNRVRAVFSELTRKMFEGADDALFEMSEKSRNNEEQRLYFDTMRVLRIEQSRIVSRFLTLLGEALLSSGSNEAGAVNIDFEHLSLKPTEALEESIAISNMEAKADGLYRDLIWELDRRLDTLSRTYKVQLTSQCLAPASLCGAFRRAVEPLDIEFDIKLVVYKLFDRSIIRSLGEFYAQTLNWLESQGIKSVPTAPTVEPSRWTPAGATVDRATLDALRALGEGMPSAMGGGASERYGAAASGGSIPNSLSGSAPGQFSDASLAAELASTLGGSSANLWAQAATQRLALVGRLFADILGDPNVPSSLKPSLEQLRFPVIKTALSDPGFFNDAQHPVRSLIHEIATMVAASRAVDGDAQREVEWLVREVRNQFDLNPESVRPSLRDAEPLGKPDIEGFLGQIEVQARIRREAILGKVKRIVAEELTLRTVGRDVPASAWPLFNAGWAPLMCVRLLRYGVRSSGWTDGLARLDEVLAGMRSIAADAEIQHRRDAVIAALSSDLRKVGMSDDKCARLLAGLRQAYAEFDSRDATPAATQAAPEVPAEPVVSAEHGAPQAVTELVPEPAMDAAPFGTAPDMNAQKREGGSNLVSDGDTRRLLDLLCTPGAWFRVLDREQQRTRWLRVNSFHPQRDAIAFVEFDGTAALQLRVSVLLGDLRDGRSEPINPDPFAKTLLDRVIRGEAAA; this is encoded by the coding sequence ATGGCCTCGGCTGCCATTCCCGAGACCGGCAAGGTCAGGCAAGGGGATATGGCGGCAACGGTTCACACGTTTCCCAATGGGCGTACGGCTCCACCGCAGGAAGTCGCGGGGCCAGCGTCAGCCATTGTCGAAGGCCTGAGCAACCGGGTCCGCGCGGTCTTTTCCGAGTTGACCCGCAAGATGTTCGAAGGCGCGGACGACGCGCTGTTCGAGATGAGCGAAAAGTCGCGCAACAACGAGGAGCAGCGCCTCTATTTCGACACGATGCGGGTGCTGAGAATCGAGCAGTCGCGTATCGTCAGCCGCTTCCTGACGCTGCTGGGCGAAGCCTTGTTGAGTTCCGGCAGCAACGAGGCCGGCGCCGTCAATATCGATTTCGAGCATCTGTCGCTCAAGCCGACCGAGGCGCTCGAAGAATCGATCGCGATCTCGAACATGGAAGCCAAGGCCGATGGACTGTACCGCGACCTGATCTGGGAACTCGATCGCCGCCTCGATACCTTGTCGCGCACCTACAAGGTTCAGCTGACTTCGCAATGTCTTGCGCCAGCGTCGCTGTGCGGGGCCTTTCGGCGCGCCGTTGAACCTCTGGACATCGAGTTCGACATCAAGCTGGTCGTCTACAAGTTGTTCGACCGCAGCATTATCCGCTCGCTCGGTGAGTTTTACGCACAAACACTCAATTGGCTGGAATCGCAGGGCATCAAGTCGGTGCCGACGGCACCGACGGTGGAGCCCTCGCGCTGGACGCCGGCTGGCGCCACCGTTGATCGCGCCACGCTGGATGCATTGCGTGCGCTCGGTGAGGGGATGCCGTCCGCCATGGGTGGGGGGGCGAGCGAACGCTACGGCGCAGCTGCCTCGGGCGGCTCCATTCCGAATTCCCTGTCCGGGTCGGCTCCTGGTCAGTTCAGCGATGCGTCTCTGGCGGCGGAACTGGCCAGCACGCTGGGTGGTTCGTCGGCCAATCTCTGGGCGCAGGCGGCCACTCAGCGGCTTGCTCTGGTGGGCCGTCTGTTCGCGGACATCCTGGGCGATCCGAATGTCCCGTCGTCGCTGAAGCCTTCTCTGGAACAGCTGCGCTTTCCGGTGATCAAGACGGCACTGTCCGATCCCGGATTCTTCAACGATGCGCAGCATCCTGTACGTTCATTGATCCACGAGATCGCGACGATGGTGGCCGCATCGCGTGCCGTCGACGGCGACGCCCAGCGGGAAGTTGAATGGCTGGTGCGCGAGGTTCGCAACCAGTTCGATCTCAATCCCGAAAGCGTGCGGCCCAGTCTGCGGGACGCCGAGCCGCTGGGGAAACCGGATATCGAGGGTTTCCTCGGCCAGATCGAGGTCCAGGCCCGAATTCGGCGCGAGGCGATTCTCGGCAAGGTGAAACGCATCGTTGCCGAGGAGTTGACGCTGCGCACCGTCGGGCGTGACGTGCCGGCGTCTGCATGGCCGCTGTTCAATGCCGGTTGGGCACCGTTGATGTGCGTGCGCCTGTTGCGCTACGGAGTGCGCAGCAGCGGTTGGACCGACGGGCTTGCGCGTCTGGACGAGGTGCTTGCCGGAATGCGATCGATAGCGGCTGATGCCGAAATCCAGCATCGGCGCGATGCGGTCATTGCGGCGCTGTCCTCCGATTTGCGCAAGGTCGGCATGTCCGACGACAAGTGCGCGCGCCTGCTGGCGGGTCTGCGTCAGGCCTATGCCGAATTCGATTCCAGGGATGCGACGCCTGCGGCAACCCAGGCGGCGCCCGAAGTGCCCGCGGAGCCGGTCGTGTCAGCTGAGCACGGTGCACCGCAAGCGGTCACCGAATTGGTGCCTGAGCCGGCGATGGATGCCGCGCCGTTCGGGACGGCGCCCGACATGAACGCGCAGAAGCGCGAAGGCGGTAGCAACCTCGTCTCTGATGGCGACACGCGCCGTCTGCTCGACCTACTGTGTACCCCGGGTGCCTGGTTCCGGGTCCTCGACCGCGAACAGCAGCGCACACGATGGTTGCGGGTCAATTCCTTCCATCCGCAGCGCGACGCGATCGCTTTCGTCGAATTCGACGGGACCGCCGCGCTGCAACTGCGCGTCAGTGTGCTGCTGGGCGATTTGCGCGACGGGCGTTCGGAGCCGATCAACCCGGATCCGTTCGCCAAGACCCTGCTTGATCGCGTGATTCGCGGCGAAGCCGCGGCTTAG
- a CDS encoding alkane 1-monooxygenase gives MHSATIDSTSWKDGKRHLWLLGAPIMALPILGIELAGATGWGVFYWFAPLFIYLAIPAMDLLIGEDRSNPPEARVPTLERERYYRYAVYAAVPIQYLSFFWGAWVVGTQSLAWWEYLGVAISVGGVCGVGINTAHELGHKTSPFERWLAKITLLPTAYGHFFVEHNRGHHVRVATPEDPASARFGESFWGFLPRTMIGSLISAWSLERERLARRGHSVWSWRNDILQTTALTALLFGGLIAALGWIVAPFLLIAAFYGASLLEVVNYVEHYGLCRERVANGRYERCQPKHSWNSNHVVTNLLLYQLQRHSDHHANPTRSYQALRHFDEAPQLPSGYASMILLAYFPPVWFRLMNPRVVAHYAGDMRQANIKPSIRTRVLAKYAHSGRSPA, from the coding sequence ATGCACTCGGCAACAATCGATTCCACGTCCTGGAAGGACGGCAAGCGCCATTTGTGGCTGTTGGGGGCGCCGATCATGGCGCTGCCGATTCTGGGCATCGAACTGGCGGGCGCCACCGGCTGGGGAGTTTTCTACTGGTTTGCGCCGTTGTTCATCTACCTTGCGATTCCCGCGATGGACTTGCTCATCGGCGAGGATCGCAGCAATCCGCCGGAGGCTCGCGTGCCGACTCTGGAGCGCGAGCGCTACTATCGCTACGCGGTCTACGCGGCAGTGCCGATCCAGTATCTCAGCTTCTTCTGGGGCGCCTGGGTGGTGGGGACCCAATCTCTGGCGTGGTGGGAATACCTCGGGGTCGCGATTTCGGTCGGCGGGGTTTGTGGCGTGGGCATCAACACGGCGCATGAGCTTGGGCACAAGACCTCACCGTTCGAGCGCTGGCTCGCCAAGATCACCTTGCTGCCGACGGCCTACGGCCATTTTTTCGTGGAGCACAACCGCGGCCATCATGTCCGCGTCGCCACGCCGGAAGACCCGGCGTCGGCACGCTTCGGTGAGTCATTCTGGGGTTTTCTGCCGCGCACGATGATCGGCAGCCTGATCTCCGCCTGGAGCCTGGAGCGAGAACGCCTGGCGCGTCGCGGCCATTCGGTGTGGAGCTGGCGCAACGACATTCTGCAAACCACCGCGCTTACGGCGCTGCTGTTCGGCGGACTGATCGCGGCGCTCGGCTGGATCGTCGCGCCGTTTCTGCTGATCGCCGCGTTCTACGGCGCAAGCCTGCTCGAAGTCGTGAACTATGTGGAGCACTACGGCCTGTGCCGTGAACGCGTGGCCAACGGGCGCTACGAGCGCTGCCAGCCCAAGCATTCCTGGAACAGCAACCATGTCGTCACCAACCTGCTGCTGTACCAGTTGCAACGCCATTCGGATCATCACGCCAACCCGACGCGCTCCTATCAGGCGCTGCGCCATTTCGACGAAGCGCCGCAGTTGCCGTCGGGCTACGCCTCGATGATCCTTCTGGCCTATTTTCCGCCAGTCTGGTTCCGGCTGATGAACCCCAGAGTGGTCGCGCACTACGCCGGAGATATGCGGCAGGCCAACATCAAGCCTTCGATCCGGACGCGCGTGCTGGCCAAGTACGCACATTCCGGTCGCTCGCCAGCGTAG
- a CDS encoding rubredoxin — translation MRKWRCVICDFIYDEAKGLPDEGIAPGTRWEDIPDSWTCPDCGASKDDFEMEPIDE, via the coding sequence ATGCGTAAGTGGCGCTGCGTGATTTGCGACTTCATCTACGATGAAGCCAAGGGTCTGCCCGACGAGGGCATCGCGCCGGGAACCCGCTGGGAAGACATCCCGGATTCCTGGACCTGTCCCGATTGTGGTGCCTCGAAGGACGACTTCGAGATGGAACCGATCGACGAATAA
- a CDS encoding HupE/UreJ family protein — translation MTARFWCLLALLSLSCGGPAYAHKASDSLLHLDVDDAHIEGRWDIALRDLEFAVGLDTDSDGAITWGEVRGAQPEIEALARDHLALSVDERLCPLRTTRLRVTEHSDGHYAVLDLSADCPATVEHLKIRYELFFDLDAQHRGLLKLDFGTDTSQAGIFSPERRSLRFESGGSGVGRIVHQYLTEGIWHVWSGLDHMLFLAGLFLPAVLYRRRGQWIPAHSLGAAVRETAVLVTAFTISHAATLSLAATGAFSLPSRVIESLVAATVMFAGLNNLIPMVHRRLVWLAAAFGLIHGAAIASALLDLGLPASGRAWALLSFNLGVEAAQLALVACLIPIAFALRRRALYRNGVLIPGSVAITLIGLGWLIERAFVVDIGVMGLLGLK, via the coding sequence ATGACTGCCCGGTTCTGGTGCTTGCTCGCCCTGCTGAGCCTTTCATGCGGTGGCCCTGCGTACGCGCACAAGGCCAGTGACAGCCTCTTGCATCTGGACGTGGACGACGCCCATATCGAAGGTCGCTGGGACATCGCGTTACGCGATCTCGAATTCGCGGTTGGCCTGGATACCGATTCGGACGGTGCGATCACCTGGGGCGAAGTGCGCGGCGCGCAACCCGAGATCGAAGCGCTGGCGCGTGATCACCTTGCTCTGTCCGTCGACGAGCGACTGTGTCCGCTGCGGACCACGCGGCTGCGCGTCACCGAACACAGCGACGGTCACTACGCGGTGCTCGATCTGAGCGCGGATTGTCCGGCCACGGTCGAGCACCTGAAGATTCGCTACGAGTTGTTCTTCGATCTGGACGCGCAGCACCGTGGCCTGCTCAAGCTCGATTTCGGTACAGACACCTCTCAAGCCGGCATTTTCTCGCCGGAACGGCGCAGTTTGCGCTTCGAGTCGGGCGGCAGCGGCGTCGGCCGCATCGTCCACCAATATCTGACCGAAGGAATCTGGCACGTCTGGAGCGGGCTCGACCACATGCTGTTCCTGGCCGGACTGTTCCTGCCGGCTGTGCTGTACCGCCGCCGTGGCCAGTGGATTCCTGCGCACAGTCTTGGCGCTGCCGTTCGCGAAACGGCTGTACTTGTCACGGCGTTCACGATCTCGCACGCCGCTACACTGAGCCTCGCCGCTACCGGCGCGTTCAGTCTGCCGTCGCGCGTGATCGAATCGCTGGTCGCCGCCACCGTGATGTTCGCCGGCCTCAACAACCTGATTCCGATGGTGCACCGGCGCCTGGTCTGGCTCGCCGCCGCTTTCGGCCTGATTCACGGTGCCGCCATCGCCAGTGCGCTGCTGGATCTCGGCCTGCCGGCGAGCGGACGGGCGTGGGCGCTGCTTTCGTTCAATCTCGGGGTGGAAGCGGCGCAGCTCGCGCTGGTGGCCTGCCTGATCCCGATCGCCTTTGCCTTGCGCAGACGGGCCCTGTACCGCAACGGCGTGCTGATTCCGGGTTCGGTCGCAATCACGCTGATCGGCCTGGGCTGGCTGATCGAACGCGCATTCGTGGTGGACATCGGCGTGATGGGCCTGCTTGGCCTGAAGTAG
- a CDS encoding NAD(P)(+) transhydrogenase (Re/Si-specific) subunit beta: MTNLIIQTSYLLAAFLFIFGLKRMSSPVTARSGIVVAGWGMVIAVAASFLYTLNVEPDARPQLVSNMILAIVALAVGLGWAWRGGKRVAMTEMPQMVALYNGMGGGAAAAIAAIELFGGKAHGTVTLILAVLGALIGAVSLSGSLIAWAKLDGRINGVWRVSSQQMINGVFLLVTALIGLWIVAHGGHVSTFTVALFFILALIYGVLMTMPIGGADMPVVISLYNAFTGLAVGFEGYVLQNPALMIAGMVVGSAGTLLTLLMAKAMNRSVSNVLFSNFGAVSDDTGGEIAGSMKPAEASDAAVNMRYASKVIIAPGYGLAVAQAQHKLYEFVKLLEEEGVEVKFAIHPVAGRMPGHMNVLLAEAGVPYDIIYDMEDINEEFKEADVALVIGANDTVNPAARTNKSSPIYGMPILNVDKAKQTYVIKRGQGKGYSGVENELFFADNTNMVYGDAQKVMVAMIQAVKSLSGGH, from the coding sequence ATGACCAATCTGATCATTCAGACCAGCTACCTGCTGGCCGCGTTTTTATTCATCTTCGGCCTCAAACGCATGAGTTCGCCGGTCACGGCGCGCTCCGGTATCGTCGTTGCCGGCTGGGGCATGGTCATCGCCGTGGCCGCCAGCTTCCTCTACACGCTGAACGTGGAACCGGACGCGCGACCACAGTTGGTCAGCAACATGATTCTCGCGATCGTGGCGCTGGCGGTGGGCCTGGGCTGGGCCTGGCGCGGTGGCAAGCGCGTGGCCATGACCGAAATGCCGCAGATGGTGGCGCTGTACAACGGCATGGGGGGTGGCGCCGCCGCCGCGATTGCCGCAATCGAACTGTTCGGCGGCAAGGCGCACGGCACGGTCACGCTGATCCTCGCCGTGCTTGGCGCGCTGATCGGCGCCGTCTCGCTGTCGGGTTCGTTGATCGCCTGGGCCAAGCTGGACGGTCGCATCAACGGCGTCTGGCGCGTCTCCAGCCAGCAGATGATCAACGGCGTGTTCCTGTTGGTCACCGCCCTGATCGGCCTGTGGATCGTCGCGCACGGCGGTCACGTCAGCACCTTCACCGTGGCGCTGTTCTTCATCCTGGCGCTGATCTACGGCGTGCTGATGACGATGCCGATCGGCGGCGCCGACATGCCGGTGGTGATCTCGCTGTACAACGCCTTCACCGGTCTTGCGGTCGGCTTCGAAGGCTATGTGCTGCAGAACCCGGCGCTGATGATCGCCGGCATGGTGGTCGGGTCCGCCGGCACCCTGCTGACCCTGCTGATGGCCAAGGCAATGAACCGCTCGGTCAGCAACGTGCTGTTCAGCAACTTCGGCGCCGTTTCGGACGACACCGGCGGCGAGATCGCCGGCAGCATGAAGCCGGCCGAGGCCTCGGATGCCGCCGTCAACATGCGTTATGCGTCCAAGGTCATCATCGCGCCGGGCTACGGTCTGGCCGTGGCGCAGGCCCAGCACAAGCTCTACGAGTTCGTGAAACTGCTCGAAGAGGAAGGCGTGGAAGTGAAGTTCGCGATCCACCCGGTCGCGGGCCGCATGCCGGGTCACATGAACGTGCTGCTCGCCGAAGCCGGCGTGCCGTACGACATCATCTACGACATGGAAGACATCAACGAGGAGTTCAAGGAAGCCGACGTGGCCCTCGTGATCGGCGCCAACGACACCGTCAACCCGGCGGCACGCACCAACAAATCCTCGCCGATCTACGGCATGCCGATTCTCAACGTGGACAAGGCCAAGCAGACCTACGTGATCAAGCGCGGCCAGGGCAAGGGCTACTCGGGCGTGGAGAACGAGTTGTTCTTCGCGGACAACACCAACATGGTCTACGGTGACGCGCAGAAGGTGATGGTCGCCATGATCCAGGCGGTGAAGTCACTGAGCGGCGGTCACTGA
- a CDS encoding NAD(P) transhydrogenase subunit alpha, producing the protein MIITGLVALYIFMLAAFTGYEIIGRVPAILHTPLMSGSNFIHGIVVVGAMWALLNATNGLEQIIGFFGVLLGAGNAAGGYVVTERMLEMFKPSDKKK; encoded by the coding sequence ATGATCATCACAGGCCTCGTCGCGCTGTACATCTTCATGCTCGCGGCATTCACCGGCTACGAAATCATCGGCCGCGTGCCGGCGATTCTGCATACCCCGCTGATGTCCGGCTCCAACTTCATTCACGGCATCGTCGTGGTCGGCGCCATGTGGGCGCTACTCAACGCCACCAACGGCCTTGAGCAGATCATCGGCTTTTTCGGCGTGCTGCTGGGTGCCGGCAACGCCGCCGGCGGCTACGTCGTGACCGAACGCATGCTTGAGATGTTCAAGCCCAGCGACAAGAAGAAGTAG
- a CDS encoding Re/Si-specific NAD(P)(+) transhydrogenase subunit alpha, with amino-acid sequence MPVSITVPKETRPNEQRVALVPSVVQKLQKLGVEISLETGAGDAALIPDAAYSAAGVNVGPVDLAASDIVMRVQPPSLAEVAQMKEGSILMSFIYAHREVELVKALRDGKITCFAMELVPRITRAQAMDALSSQAALSGYYAGLLAATELARILPMMTTAVGSIRPAKVLVMGLGVAGLQAIATARRLGAMVEGYDVRPETKEQCESLGAKFVDTGIDARGEGGYARELTDEEKAKVAEVLTKRIQQADAIITTAAIPGRPSPKLISKAQVDGMKPGAVIVDLAAEGGGNCEYTVPGETTQIGHVKIVAPLNVPSLLAEHASELYSKNLLNLLELIVKEGAISLDWDDEVIAKAALTHGGEIKNEAASKAVNGN; translated from the coding sequence ATGCCGGTATCCATAACCGTGCCGAAAGAAACGCGCCCCAACGAGCAGCGCGTGGCGCTGGTTCCGTCGGTGGTTCAGAAACTACAAAAACTCGGCGTCGAGATTTCGCTGGAAACCGGTGCCGGCGATGCCGCATTGATTCCGGATGCCGCGTACAGCGCAGCCGGCGTCAATGTGGGCCCGGTCGATCTGGCGGCAAGCGACATCGTGATGCGCGTGCAGCCGCCCAGCCTGGCCGAAGTCGCGCAGATGAAGGAAGGCTCCATCCTGATGTCCTTCATTTATGCGCATCGCGAAGTCGAGCTGGTCAAGGCACTGCGCGACGGCAAGATCACCTGCTTCGCCATGGAACTGGTGCCGCGCATCACGCGTGCCCAGGCGATGGACGCGCTGTCGTCCCAGGCCGCGCTGAGCGGCTACTACGCCGGCCTGCTGGCGGCGACCGAACTCGCCCGCATCCTGCCGATGATGACCACGGCGGTCGGTTCCATCCGGCCGGCCAAGGTGCTGGTCATGGGCCTGGGGGTGGCGGGATTGCAGGCGATTGCGACCGCGCGCCGCCTCGGCGCCATGGTCGAAGGTTACGACGTGCGCCCCGAAACCAAGGAGCAGTGCGAATCGCTGGGCGCCAAGTTCGTCGACACCGGTATCGACGCTCGCGGCGAAGGCGGTTATGCCCGCGAGCTGACCGACGAGGAAAAGGCCAAGGTCGCCGAAGTGCTCACCAAGCGCATCCAGCAGGCCGACGCGATCATCACCACGGCCGCGATTCCCGGCCGGCCCAGCCCCAAGCTGATTTCCAAGGCGCAGGTGGACGGCATGAAGCCGGGCGCGGTGATCGTGGATCTGGCGGCCGAAGGCGGCGGCAACTGCGAATACACGGTGCCGGGCGAGACCACGCAGATCGGTCACGTCAAGATCGTGGCGCCGCTCAACGTGCCGAGCCTGCTGGCCGAACATGCCAGCGAGCTGTATTCCAAGAACCTGCTGAATCTGCTCGAACTGATCGTGAAAGAGGGTGCGATCAGTCTCGACTGGGATGACGAGGTCATCGCCAAGGCCGCGCTCACGCACGGCGGCGAAATCAAGAACGAAGCGGCGAGCAAAGCCGTGAACGGCAACTGA
- a CDS encoding flap endonuclease — MSDINGPAALYLVDATIYVFRAWFSIPDKVLDREGRPFNAVHGFSGFVAEFLKKAAPRHLAFGFDESLSSSFRNEIDPGYKANREAAPADLMEQLRRCRAVCRAIGVLEMADLRYEADDLIGSLAARAGDAPLVIVTRDKDLAQLLRPGRADQLWDFAADRLRGAEQVEAEYGVRPEQFADYLALVGDPVDNIIGVRGIGAKAAAALLRHFGDLDGIYAALDRIAETGLRGSVRLADLLAAGREAAYLARRLSVIHCEVPLAEVDTRWNPPPWREALAALEAVGLSERLARRIVDQLP, encoded by the coding sequence GTGAGTGACATCAATGGCCCTGCCGCACTGTATCTGGTCGACGCCACGATTTATGTATTTCGCGCCTGGTTTTCGATCCCGGACAAGGTTCTTGATCGCGAGGGCCGCCCGTTCAACGCCGTGCATGGCTTTTCAGGATTCGTGGCCGAATTTCTGAAAAAGGCGGCGCCGCGGCATCTGGCGTTCGGCTTCGATGAAAGCCTGAGCAGTTCGTTCCGCAACGAGATCGATCCCGGTTACAAAGCGAACCGTGAGGCCGCGCCGGCGGACCTCATGGAGCAGCTTCGACGTTGTCGCGCCGTGTGCCGCGCCATCGGCGTGTTGGAAATGGCCGATTTGCGCTACGAGGCCGACGATCTGATCGGCAGTTTGGCCGCGCGTGCCGGCGATGCGCCGCTGGTGATCGTGACCCGCGACAAGGATCTGGCGCAGTTGCTGCGCCCGGGGCGGGCCGACCAGTTGTGGGACTTCGCCGCGGACCGCTTGCGCGGCGCCGAACAGGTCGAAGCCGAATACGGCGTCCGGCCCGAGCAGTTCGCGGATTATCTCGCCCTGGTGGGCGACCCGGTCGACAACATCATCGGCGTTCGCGGTATTGGCGCCAAGGCCGCCGCCGCGCTGCTGCGCCATTTCGGGGACCTGGACGGAATCTACGCCGCGCTCGATCGGATCGCCGAAACCGGGCTGCGCGGTTCGGTGCGCCTTGCCGACCTGCTCGCCGCCGGGCGCGAAGCGGCCTATCTGGCACGACGCCTCAGCGTGATTCATTGCGAGGTGCCGCTGGCGGAGGTCGACACCCGCTGGAACCCGCCGCCATGGCGCGAGGCACTGGCGGCGCTGGAGGCGGTGGGCTTGAGTGAGCGCCTGGCGCGCCGGATCGTCGACCAGCTTCCCTGA